The Sylvia atricapilla isolate bSylAtr1 chromosome 3, bSylAtr1.pri, whole genome shotgun sequence genome has a window encoding:
- the AFTPH gene encoding aftiphilin isoform X3, whose protein sequence is MLMQNQTMEPDIIRMYSSSPPPLDNGADDDDEDEFGGFSGVSTAGVAFADFDTPDYSHPKEEFIPTNHFIPLHDYSDNVASIATFTSVKNGKDKDCIAELPTHTKELSDMSATSTIKEKSKFRTSGTALEDVNRRGEQRDNTGKSEGFSSRVVRTGVTVESQEEQTDACNGEKLPCLEILTNGFAASDPVNPQGTEDLDSVDDSKGLKTVSTRSTEQNLNSMPSSGEDVADFATFSNKTPIHLEGTGPTICSVLNERDSVSIQENNRINRVTHSEEEVCISEITCEQGPSALEFAISSKSQTTGSSICTTENGEHSGRRRQHHIENGKDFSRPEDSSEAADIEADKIQSLSCDPAGEKLGGPEDLKNGGSSTEALAWSDKHDDVFGDFGSVSSASPTLRNALDSERTSEQPAHISEPNEEFGEFRDTSTCSQQPASLDQAELNQAADTLECDTPSKTSGLAFQHTTEVENGDDTEFGDFDSVPKPQDESVAFQDSDDFADFSSAGCNQAADWNAFEDEQKDSCSWAAFGDEQAGESHHRKETWQSHRTDSSARSDGPVLHKSDSVALASCQGTISKQSQELSPPVQTTLLSRLERIFEVCFPSMPVAEIEEEISSLNHLLEAGEKQITTEETLGSTGELMDVWTELQDIHDAHGLRYQWGGSHSNKKLLCSLGIDTRNILFTGNKKQPVIVPMYAAGLGMLEPTKEPLKPISAAEKIASIGQTPPVSPEMNTCASDQFQESLPPVQFDWSSSGLTNPLDVCVLPLFTHKPLPWLTFYMAAYQHGH, encoded by the exons ATGTTGATGCAGAACCAAACAATGGAACCAGACATTATTCGAATGTACTCCTCATCCCCTCCACCACTTGACAATGGagctgatgatgatgatgaagatgagTTTGGAGGATTTTCTGGTGTGAGCACTGCTGGTGTAGCTTTTGCTGATTTTGATACTCCGGACTACAGTCATCCAAAGGAAGAGTTTATACCCACAAATCATTTCATCCCACTCCATGATTATTCTGACAATGTAGCTAGCATTGCAACTTTCACATCTGTTAAAAATGGTAAAGATAAAGACTGCATTGCAGAGCTTCCTACTCATACTAAGGAGCTTTCTGATATGTCAGCTACTAGTACTATCAAAGAAAAATCTAAGTTTAGAACTTCAGGTACTGCTTTAGAAGATGTAAACAGAAGGGGGGAACAAAGAGACAACACTGGAAAATCAGAGGGTTTTTCTTCTCGTGTGGTTAGAACTGGTGTAACAGTTGAGAGCCAGGAGGAGCAAACAGATGCTTGTAATGGTGAGAAACTTCCGTGTCTAGAGATTCTAACAAACGGATTTGCAGCATCAGACCCTGTAAATCCTCAGGGAACAGAAGATCTAGACAGTGTTGATGACTCAAAGGGACTGAAAACTGTTAGCACCCGTAGTACTGAGCAGAATTTGAACTCGATGCCTAGCTCAGGTGAAGATGTTGCAGATTTTGCTACCTTCTCAAACAAAACCCCCATCCATTTAGAGGGAACAGGGCCTACAATATGCAGTGTTCTTAATGAAAGAGACTCAGTGAGCATCCAGGAGAACAACAGAATAAACAGAGTAACCCACAGTGAAGAAGAggtttgcatttcagaaattaCTTGTGAACAGGGTCCCTCAGCACTGGAATTTGCAATTTCTAGTAAGTCTCAAACAACTGGAAGTTCAATATGCACTACAGAGAATGGAGAGCACAGTGGGAGGAGAAGACAACATCACATAGAGAATGGCAAAGATTTTAGTAGGCCTGAGGATTCTTCAGAAGCAGCAGACATCGAGGCTGATAAGATCCAAAGCCTAAGCTGTGATCCTGCAGGAGAAAAGCTGGGTGGTCCTGAAGATCTCAAGAATGGTGGAAGTAGCACTGAGGCTTTAGCTTGGAGTGACAAACATGATGATGTGTTTGGGGACTTTGGTTCAGTCAGCAGTGCATCTCCCACCTTGAGGAATGCTCTGGATTCAGAAAGAACTTCTGAACAGCCTGCACATATCAGTGAGCCTAACGAGGAATTTGGCGAATTCAGGGACACGAGTACTTGTTCTCAGCAACCAGCAAGTTTGGACCAAGCTGAACTAAATCAGGCTGCTGACACTTTAGAATGTGATACTCCCAGTAAAACTTCTGGACTAGCCTTCCAGCATACTACTGAGGTAGAGAATGGTGATGATACTGAATTTGGAGACTTTGATTCAGTGCCAAAACCTCAAGATGAGAGCGTTGCTTTCCAGGACTCGGACGACTTTGCGGACTTCAGTTCAGCAGGTTGTAACCAGGCTGCAGACTGGAATGCTTTTGAAGATGAACAAAAAGACAGCTGCTCTTGGGCTGCCTTTGGAGACGAGCAGGCTGGTGAATCTCATCACAGGAAAGAGACGTGGCAGTCACATAGGACAGACTCATCTGCCAGGAGTGATGGCCCAGTGTTACACAAGAGTGACAGTGTTGCTTTAGCGTCTTGCCAGGGGACTATCAGCAAGCAATCCCAAGAGCTGTCACCTCCAGTGCAG ACAACGTTGCTAAGTCGTCTGGAACGAATATTTGaagtctgttttccttccatgCCTGTTGCTGAAATTGAAGAAGAGATAAGTTCCTTGAATCATTTGTTGGAAGCAGGTGAAAAGCAGATAACAACTGAGGAGACCTTAGGAAGTACTGG GGAGCTGATGGATGTGtggacagagctgcaggacatCCATGATGCACATGGACTCAGATACCAGTGGGGTGGCTCCCACAGcaacaaaaagcttttgtgCTCCCTGGGAATCGACACAAGAAATATT CTCTTTACAGGCAACAAGAAGCAGCCTGTTATAGTACCCATGTATGCAGCAGGACTG GGTATGTTAGAACCTACCAAGGAACCTTTGAAACCAAtatctgcagcagaaaaaatagCTTCAATAGGACAGACACCTCCTGTATCACCAGAGATGAACACATGTGCATCTGATCAGTTCCAG GAATCTCTACCACCTGTCCAGTTTGACTGGAGTAGCAGTGGCCTTACTAACCCTTTAGATG